The window TTAGCATAAGCAGGCGAGCTCTGAGAAGACATTTCTGAGCCAGGGTCGTCTCTCCTCCAGCATACGCATACACACCTAGAAGGGCCTATAAATCACACAACAATGATAACAAACCCACTGTGACAACTCAAATGAGCAAACGTTGATGATAATGATATATACAAGCTGTACTCACGTATTGCTGTATGGTGTTTGGATGGTCAAAGCCAAGCAACCTCTCACTGATAACCACTGACTTCAGCTGAACGCTGCGAGCCTTCAGGACAGAAAAGGTCAGGGTCAAATTTTGCCTAATAGTGTTATTGACATCCTGAAATGTGTgaccttacactgcaaaaaataactaaaaataggtaacattttcttgaaatgagtgtattttaccttgatttgagcagttgcATAATtgtatttgccaatggaaagagtagatttacctctaaaataagataattagatatattgcacctgaaataagataatggagattaattgttcctatttttagtgcaaaaaatcttattccattggcaaatatttacctgcttaaatcaagaataaatacactaatttcaagagatttttacttacttttggttcccttttgcagtgtaacagTATTGTAAGATGTATTACTACAGTAAAGGTAGCAATACAGTCTCCTTTACGGTGCCTTGCAAAGGCATATATAAACCCTTAAACCACattattgggattttacgtAATAGAACTCAAAGTAGTGCGTGATTGTGCAgttagaaaagaaaagggatacatgttttaaaaaaatgttagcaAATAAAACTCTGAACGACGTGGAGGTAATTTGTATTCAGAGCTCCAAAGTCAAGGATTTGCTTAGGCACCTTTCAATGCAATTCCATCTCCAAGTCTGTTGGACAACTTCTCTAACGGCTTTGCACATTTGAAGACGGGAGTTTTTGCCCATTCCCGTCTGTAAATGACTTCCTCCTCGGACAGACTGGATGGTAAGAGACAGTGAAGATAAATGAGCAGCCTTGCCATCAATTCTCAATCGGACACTAACAGAAAAACATTCTTTGATTTGAACTAGTCTGGCTGGATGGGTCGTTCCCCTTCTCGAAGATGAACCTTTGCTGCACTATCGAAACGTTCTCTTTTTGGCCTTTTTGCTGGTTTTCTTCCTGGATTGCCCTGACTCCATCCTTCGTCACATTAGCTCTGACCAGCTCCCCTGTCTCTGCCGACGATAAACCATCGCCGTTACATGATGCGGGCACAGTCTTGGTTCAACATGGGAGTAGTGTGTTTAGGAGGTTGTgcacttttaattttcatccacaTGTAGTGTAGGTCAAAAAGTTCCATTTTGGTTTTCTCTACCTAGGGTCTGTCCTTTCACATATTTGACGTGTCCCCGTGCTACAAACTTGAAACAtgtctttctttcaacaattattttattcttgcCAAACAGTCAAAAACACTCAATCTTTAGTTGTCCTTGGATGCTCTCCTTGCGTTCCAGTTTAGGTGGGCAGCCAtgttttggtaggtttgcagttgggccttgttttttcattttcagatattGGATTAAACAGATATATGATGTTTAAAGTCATGgctattgttttataacctaactaTACTATAAACATCTCCACAAACttgtccctgacctgtctgctgtgtttcttggtcttcgtgatgctttttgttctttaatATTTTCTAACGCCTTCCCaggacagctggatttatactggaACTAAGTCACTCACAAATGAACTATAATCACTAATTAAttaacttctgaaggcaattgatTGTACAAGATTTTACTCACCGGTATCAGAATAAATTGGTCTATTACACAATACACAATAGCAAACTGCACTTTTCAGATATAACTTTATATGATACTTTGAAAACAATGTATCCTTTTCATTTTATCTCATTTATGCTCTGCTTTGTGTCAGTCAATCATATAAAAATCACAGTGAAATACATCGTTTGTGGCTTTAATGTGCCAAAAGCTTCCTGCAATTTAAGGGTAATAATACCCTTAACATTACTCAAAAATAATGTTGAGATAATTAGCCATATTCATCATTGACTGaagaatgcaaataaaatactttaaaatctcCTTACATGCCGTCATTACTGCTAGAGGTTGAAAGGCTATGGAGTCGTACGCATACCTCAGCTGCTTTCCCCTGCAGGAAGGCCACCTTGGCCAACATGCTGTTGCAGTAACAGGCGTCAACGTCCATGTCATCACACACCCTGCCGTACAGGTAAGCTGCTTCCTTCAGCTGTTCGTGGGCCTTATCTAGCAGGCCTGCACACCAGGATGGGGAAATGTGAAACATATAAGAGCCATTCATGAGCATGTGTTAAACGTTTAGCCAgcaggtgttgtttttttcttttttttcttgtagacGTACCCTTCTCAATGGAAATCTGCGCAGCACGGTATGCTCTAGAAGCATCCACAGTCGGCATGTCGATGTGCTTCACAATGGGGAAGATGTTAAGGACGTCGTCTGGACTCATGGGAGCCTTGTTGTGGTTGTCAAGGATGTAGTCTTTCAGTCGCAACTGGTGCAGGAACACAGAGAGGGTTACCCTTTTTCCTTAAAGTTTATGTTGCTTTCagtcttttaaatatttctaatacaTACAGTGTGTCTTACCGTGAATGCATCGTTAGAAAAGTGAAATATTAATTCAAAGAGACAAAGTGTAACGTTTAGTTTACCTGGACTCCGGTCTTTAAACAGAACTCCCTCAGCAAAGAGATCTTTTGAAGTCCGTAGTGCTCCACCAAGTGATTCGGACCAGAGCTATGAGAGAACGGCAAGGGTTAAACATCAACTTAACCGTTGCATATCAAGCAAAGCAGGTGAACAGGCAAGGTCTGCGTCTTCTCACCCAAGACTGTCAGAGATGCCGTATGTTTCGGCAGCATCTTGGCAGACCAGATTCCACAGCTCTGACCCAGTGAGCATACTCCAAGGCGTGCTCTCCGAGGCCCCGGCCCCACGGCCCCGCCTCCTGGACTTTTTCTTTGCGTCCTCCCCGACAGGAGCGGGCATGAAGTGGTGCACCAGCAGGCAACCGAGGAAGTGAGTGACGGCAGCGGAGAGACTCGGCACGTCCACGCCCTGCAGAGACATGACCCGTTGCTCAGCCCTATTTCCTGTGGAGGACCACACCTGCTGCTACAGACCCagccagaagtttacatacactcaacAGGGCCATGAGCTGTCATACTCAGTTGGCCCTTTTAATGGTGCACGTCAAGGCTTTTCAGTTCCCGATAGCAGGATTCACAACTTTGGAGTTAAATGGAGACACACCCGTGGATGTATATCAGGGCAGAACCTCAAACACTGCTTCCTTGTGTGGAAATTTAAGGAAATCCACTAAGATATAAGGAAGAGATCTTGATGATCTCTACAAATTTGACATGTTTAGGTACAATTCCCAGATGTCAATGTCAGTGTTTCACTGTGGCTCTGATCTCAGTCCCATAGAAAACATGTGgccagagctgaaaaggtgtgtggGAACTAAGGGACCCACAAACCAGACTCAGTTACACCAAAATTACCGTAAACTACTGTGAGAGGCTCGTGGAAggataacaaaaatgtttttgacccACGTCATACCATTTAAAGACAATGGTAGAAAATATCAAGGTAATGCATGTAAACTTCCAACAGCAACTTTCTTTTATATTAAGGAGTTCAGACATAAGAAATAATAGGAGTTATTACAGGATGCTGCAAAGTACCTGTAGGAAATGGTTGAACACTCTTCTTGTTGAACGGATGAAAATTTCACTTATAGTTGATCTctatttaacacaaaaaaaggagaaggaaGAACGATGTTAGGAAAGCAGTCGCATTATTACCGTTTTAAAACTTGTCAATTTGAGGAAATGAAACTAACCATTATGTGCCTGAGGCGCTCCTTGTGCTCTGACTGGCAAATAGCCTTGACCACGTGCCCCAGGTAGCGCAGGTTGATGCCTCTCTGGTGTAGCGCCTGCTTCAGGGACGCTCCGTCCATCGGCGCCTCGTTGCTTTGTAGGCAATACTGCAACTGCGGACACAGTCATTACAACACATTATGCGCTGATTTCTTTGTCACCCAGAATTTCCCTGTGACAAGAAAATGGGAAACATTGGAGACGCGTACAAAGGCTGGTATCTGGTGCGTGATGataaaagctgcagcttctctcaGCAGCTTCTCCTGCAGGTTTGTTGAAGCGCTCTCAGTGGGAGGAAAACTTATCCCTGaatgcaaaaacacaaagagttGTGTGTTTCAGTAAGGATCTACTGCGTGTTATTTCTGGGGAGGCACAGTTAGTGTGTGTACCTGGCGAGAAAACGTTTGGGTTAAAGCGCATCTCAAAGATAATGTCACTGACTGAGCCCACGTCTCTGCATGCGGCTCGCACTGCATCGGTCGCCCGAGAGTCacctaagagaaaaaaaagaaattgattcagaataaaaaaagtgtgttttgtgTCTTCATTTCCATTCACATGGACGTGCTAAAAGACTCCTTACAGGCTGTTGCACATTCTTCAAATCCTCCGTtttcctccatcttctccttcacACGTTGAGTAAACTGACAATGTCTGAAAACCCgacaacaaaaaacatattgtgtttaatagggggggaaaaaacatgttaaaactgAATTCGAAAGATTTCTTTCACGCTGAGCTCACTTATGCTGAGTGAAAGCCTGCACCAGCTCTGGCCTCAGCCTGCAGAGGCCATGAGGAAAGCTTTTTGGAAGCCCAGAAACGCCCTGGTAATTCTCTGGCCAGCCTTCCTTTCCATTCCCGTCCCTCTCCTCGTCATCCTCTTTACAGCTTTTGCTGCTCTCTTCATCTCCGTTAACTGTTTGACTTTGTGTTTTCCCTTCTGGACAGAAGTTGGCATCGGCTGGGAAGCTTCTGAAGACATCTAGTAGGTAGAACCTCCCGTCGGCCCCCAGGAGCCCCTGAGCATCCACGGAGGTGAACAGAGGCACCTGGTGACCCTTGGGAGCCACAACAACATGTCTCTGGATGGACAGATTCTTGGCCGCGTGAGCCAGCAGGGACAGCAGCCGTCTGCGATGAGCGGATTCTTGGGGTCCTGCATTCACTCCATAAAGCAAACCtctgagaagaggaggagaaaacaGATTTAGCTCCAGATGCACATAGCAGTCTCACCCAGCtcacctctccaggaacaaacaagGGCCACAAGTTGAAAGTACCTCGAGGCAGGAGAGTCTTTCTGGTCCTGTTCTGAGCTTTCAAAGCCAGGGGCCAGACCCTGGGCCGACAGACGCACTCCTCTGTAGTCTACGATGGCGGTGGGTAAGGTATGCAGCCCCTGCAGCCCCTCTAAGTCGCTGTAAGCCTGTATGGCTTTAAGCTCCAGCCTCTGAGCTGCTCTGTAAGCGGgagatgagaaaaaataaataaaacaaactgaataaaaaagtgaatttattaTTTGATACAAGGGCCTGGTAAACGTGTTAAACCTCAAACTAAGTATTTTTTGTTAATCCAACTtttaatttcaggatttttttttcagtggggAAAAGAAATCCCACAGTGTCACAGCAAAAGTATTCCcaagcttttcacattttacaagcaaaaacatgtatgtaatgtattttgtgaggattttatgtgacaaagttgttgctgctattgcacttctggttagaccttaactgcatttcgttgccttgtacctgtacctgtgtaatgacaataaagttgaatctaatctaatctaatcttaaCAAAGGATAACAGTTTCCTTTCTTTAtcgccctgtatttagctccatccatctgacCAACTAGCTTTCCCGCAGCATTCCCATGATGCTGTCACCCCCATGTTTCACTCTGGGAATGGTGCATTCAGAGTGTTGTTCGGTGTTAGTTTCCACCTCACGCAGCGCTCTGCATGTTGGATAAGAAGTtcaatctgaccagagcaccttcttccacgtgATGGTTGTGTCCTTTAGATGGTTGGTGCCAAAACATAGACAGGATTTCTCAACAATAGCTTTCTTCTTGCGATTCTTCTGTAACGGCCAGATTCGTAGAGAAGACAACTAATAGTTGTTGcgttgacagattctcccacttgAGCTGTGAATTTCTGCAGCCCCTCCAGAGTCACCACGAACGTCTATGGCTGCTTCTCCAAAAAATGCTTTATGTACAGTAAAAATTATTGCAACTGTAGCATTCATTGAACTAAACTAAATTTTATGTAATACTTTGATTAGATTGTTTAGGAACGTTTTATTAGCTGTCCCTCATGCTTGCCTGGGGAACCAGTTTGAAATGATTTACAGGCCAGTTTATCTTAGATACTCTTCAATATGGGAAAGACAAAAGAGCATGCCAGACAAATGAGTGTTGATCTTAATATGTGAGGAAACAAGCCAAAGACAATAACAGCTCTCCTAAACTCGCCCACATAATCGTTCAAATGAGCTTAAATCAACTGGAACTATGCAAAACACAACAGGACATGAACTAATGTTTATCTTCCAGCCACACAGTTTGAGTAAGCTGGTTAgctttatgtcaagcatttcgtctaGGAGTTGACCTGGATTCAAAGTGCAAGCTGTGGAACAtggttgtaaaacaagatggtagcCCTGCCATCGTTAACAGTGataatataactaaatgtttgctgctagtggctTTACTCAACGTGTTAAGAACagacttcacttgtgtaacttcaaaataactttaaaaagtaatgagTGAATTAAAGTATCTCatattataattaaaaaaagtttcctctttacaatattttgacaatatattttcctaaacatattcTGTTCATGGAAGCTCAATGAtggcattggcaaaataaaatcccgatTTTCCAACAATTAAATCTTgataaattgtaaatttgaatgaATTGATTAAATCCATTTATCGGCCAACCCTACATCTTGGTATTCCTTCAGTTTCGtgagtttatttataattttctcTTTGGTGCGGATGAATCCTGCTTTCTCCATCTGTGGGACCAGCTCAGCATACAGCCTGTCCTTCTGGGTGGTTGACACAAGTTTATCCTGAAACTCTGGACAACCCCCAAAAACTGATAAACTACTGGCTTCCCTGAGCAGGCCACTGCagattctttgtgtttttcgCCCTGCTGGTTGTTTCTTTGTCCTGTGGCGTCCTCACCGTGCCTCACCCGTGGAATCACCTGGACCGGCCCACTGGTGACACCACGGGAGACGTCAAGGTTCCACAGAAAAAACAGCTATTCTGCGGTGAACCGAGTCGAACCGTGGCaccttttttttcagcaaaaaaaaaataaaaaacgccACTGCAGTTTGAAAACCTGTGCAGGAACCGGAACGGGTTCCGAGCCTTGTTATTGGAAAAGGCCTAACAGTGAGAAGCGCGGTAAGGACGGTGCACAAACTCACTGTTagagaacagcagcacagaGCCGCATCTTGTGTTCACCACGTCTCAATAACAATTTATTGGCCTAACCCTTCAATACACCTCTTTACGAGGGGTGACAGCTATAGTGTTTGCTGTGTAAGTGTACCATTTCGCATGCATACTATCTCACATGTGTGCTAAAAGACTTTAGACCTTTATTACCTGCGACCCCGCTCACCACCAAACACTGAACTCGTGGCCCCCTGGCTCATGAACAGGCCACTCCACAGGAATGCTGGGTCCTCTGGGTTTCCATTTACCGGCTCAACAAATCCATCCACAACAGTCTCAGCGCCCTGCATGACCGTCCTCACGAAAGCGCTGTTAACCTGAGGTGTGAGTGAAAAGGTTGGgggcagaaaaacaaatgcagaaACATGTGGAAACAGCACTCTTGTCAAAAGTGAAATCTTTcaccgtttcttttttttcttacctgcaGCAAAGTTTTGTCTCTCTGCAGCCTTTCATCCAGACTTCCCTGGGGAAGATCTCTGGCTGCTTGTAACTCCTCGTTCCAGTCTGGAGCCTGAATGCGAGACCCACAAACAGCAGCTTAGATACAGTATATTTatcctgttctgtctctcttcgaggtcggtcgtgtttttctctccttttcagCTTTCACCCCCCCTgttccccctctcctgcttcggctgctatgtcttgtctttctgagcactttcttcatatcaaccgaactctgaaaaacatggatctggtaagctggtctctcaatgctattgataaaaaaaatttcgacgtcctgatttgactcattttgtgggatacaccctatattcttggatggaaaacggtgtgtctttcgactttgtcattcctggacgtttaaaacgtttgcatgtttggattcaggatacttggatttctacttattggatttggtggacgtttgatgtatcagcaaatacggaggatgtcggtagccatttagccttgatcaggctgccggctgcatatgacgcgctcactaaggcggtgaacggacagatctggaaggtggaggagcagagccgaaaagctggctgtgctggtatgcagactggcttcggtggttgaactcaaagggtGATGgtataaaatctggaagtgaaatgCGGAAAAGCCCaaaaatttggaaaattggatttcaccatttggagccagcaaaagacttaaagctgacaggaaagtcagtgcagcttgtctcataacaaataacatatttggattatgccctccctatctctactcctggattgtaatggcggagagtgctcagaactctactctgctccctcctcccccgctgacacctgtggatgctttctAAACTGTTAGCTGGcagataacatcaaggacaatggcctctggagagtgttcacggaaatataaacactttcacccaaacagacacacataactgatgctcatataaactgatgaacttacacgcggctagtctcaaatgtttaccttctgctaaaTGTGTCTCAtcttatttgtactttttgtgcaagaggttttttgatatctcaaactgtatcctgttataggataaagtatgagttatgttttttcccctcccaccttcctttttttgtggcctctatattttcacagagtaatggcagcgccatcTGGGCACTGTG of the Fundulus heteroclitus isolate FHET01 chromosome 12, MU-UCD_Fhet_4.1, whole genome shotgun sequence genome contains:
- the si:ch211-166a6.5 gene encoding clustered mitochondria protein homolog; translated protein: MKDKVRKGGGRNQVKTDAINAPSGDDAVDIKQDEGTAFPVKIQGAGVEMFELQVNAFWLVQDAIMALLSRNEVCPRSNLSLALAGTTLDPLAELQSLKGLKAGALIRLVEEPYTFHSARHHLARVVELLRASGPHDALREGRSPSVLETLTHTPDSSLPNGKSLKRSLSNTKGESASQDGAPPDYLLPGSSERPLMALLPHSSQPEAPSYLKDMSLSCWHPPPGHRKLQGDFMYITVVTMEGRHCDITSCPKGFFLNRSTEDIFDPRPAQSSPVCHCLTDLLCHISPTFKQAFSTLKNRPQQPSIEAMPTPYHTLCWLGPPCASRTHKNTFSRLGVDDHAAAQAPDWNEELQAARDLPQGSLDERLQRDKTLLQVNSAFVRTVMQGAETVVDGFVEPVNGNPEDPAFLWSGLFMSQGATSSVFGGERGRRAAQRLELKAIQAYSDLEGLQGLHTLPTAIVDYRGVRLSAQGLAPGFESSEQDQKDSPASRGLLYGVNAGPQESAHRRRLLSLLAHAAKNLSIQRHVVVAPKGHQVPLFTSVDAQGLLGADGRFYLLDVFRSFPADANFCPEGKTQSQTVNGDEESSKSCKEDDEERDGNGKEGWPENYQGVSGLPKSFPHGLCRLRPELVQAFTQHKHCQFTQRVKEKMEENGGFEECATACDSRATDAVRAACRDVGSVSDIIFEMRFNPNVFSPGISFPPTESASTNLQEKLLREAAAFIITHQIPAFLQYCLQSNEAPMDGASLKQALHQRGINLRYLGHVVKAICQSEHKERLRHIMRSTISEIFIRSTRRVFNHFLQGVDVPSLSAAVTHFLGCLLVHHFMPAPVGEDAKKKSRRRGRGAGASESTPWSMLTGSELWNLVCQDAAETYGISDSLGSGPNHLVEHYGLQKISLLREFCLKTGVQLRLKDYILDNHNKAPMSPDDVLNIFPIVKHIDMPTVDASRAYRAAQISIEKGLLDKAHEQLKEAAYLYGRVCDDMDVDACYCNSMLAKVAFLQGKAAEARSVQLKSVVISERLLGFDHPNTIQQYALLGVYAYAGGETTLAQKCLLRARLLMLTVHGEDHPYAATLDSCLGLVLTEDQTGQFLKNALKLNTSFFGPTDLHTALSHHLLAQWMCSKGDYRSAMTHEKESFSAFTSLFGEDHSQTRCSKEFLGTITKQAVKVERTLRQAGGDSAEQAVECLTPTSDTILEQMVLVTGIRRITRSDRFQEYKQKHLERKAAAAKELGFKLPIWPLNSHLVGKEEKSSDKESGSGNGGMEAEKKDSESQQQQPQEATSAESGAGALANGHAAEHEKTDGEADREVTDAGVQAGNEGGVQSASGLKNGDLNRDMDTIPSPSALTSKLTWADVVSKSSTGTGSKAVNGVDSVTANGAAEE